A region of the Thiomicrorhabdus sp. genome:
ACTTTGTTTAACAAACGGTTGATGACGTGTTTTCAACATTAAATACAGACTTACCAGGCCTGCTAAAATCATTACAATAAATAACCAATATAAACTGGTTGTTAATAAACCTAACCAATCAAAATCAGGCGACAAGGGCAACTCTATATCTAACAATGTCATGCTGTTATCTGCGGTTTGGCTAACCAATGTTTGCACCTTATCGACCTGTTCCACTTGCTCAACCATGCTTCACACTCTCTGCTTGAGAGATCTCATGACCAATAACCTCACTTAAAGAGTTTTGTTGATGACCTCGCACACTCAGTTTATTTTTATTTTCAGCGTGTAATGAGTGCATCATCTCTAGGGTAGATTCATCGGTATAAACAGAGTAAACTCCTACTCCTGCTTGGTTTAAATTGAGTTGAATTTGCGATTGATATTGCATTGACCAGGCCTGGTAATTTGCTCTTTGAGATTCATCAGCAATATCATAAACCTGCTGATTATGCATAGACTGTAATTGCAAACCTTCGATATCAGGCAACTGCGTTTCTGCAATGTCTTTAATCCAAATCGCTTCAATAGACACTCTAGCTTGCAACGCCGTAAGCACCTCGGTAGTTTGCTGATCTACATCATCAAAATCACTGATTAAAATCAGTCTTGAACCAGGTGATAATTGTGCGGTCAATTTAATGAGTACATCATTTAGACTGGGTTCAGTTGGTGATGTTTTCATCTGTTGCTGATTTACTGGTGGGCAAGGCTTACACACTAATTGCATAACCTGTGAATAAATAGATTTACCTTCAAAAATCGGCGATTGTTCCAGCCCTTCTGCCAATCGCCCTGCCGCAACCGGGATAGACATTTGCTGAGCTAGCCAAGCATAAAAACCTGCTACTCTTGCCGCTTGTGCCGCCTTAATTCTCTTGCGAGTACCAAAACGCATGCTGGCTCGGTGATCGACCAAAATAAACCAGTTTTCTTGACGCTCTTCTTGAAACAGTTTGGTGTAAGCCTTGCCTGTTCTCGCCATTAATCGCCAGTTAATTCGCCTAATCTCATCACCTGGTTGATACAAACGACTCTCTTCATACTCTAGCCCTGCACCCATAAACTGTGAGGTTTGCTCACCCTGCCTTAAAGCTTCACTCTGCTTATTATTCGCCGCAAGTTTGCCATTGGTTTGTGCCAACTCTTCTGCAAAAGCGGTAATTTCATTCATTGATAAGATTGGCAAATTGGCTAACTGTGAACTGGGCAGCGTTAAACGTTGGCTAAAGCTTCGCCAAAACGTGTTAAACAAACCCAAAATCAGTTTTAAAAACGGCACTGAGTTAATCCTGTAACAAGAAACCCATCAACCAAACAGTCAACCAACCAATGCAATCTGCTTTTATCCTTAATCATTCCATTCAAACCTCAAACTTTACAGCGTGTTTTGAATCATAGGTACAGGCACGAGTTCAATGAGTTTTTTAATAATAGAATCGGCCGTCCACTTTTGAGCTCGACCACTAAAACTAAGAATCAACCTATGACGCAAAACATCAGGCAACAAAGCAATCACATCATCTGGAGTCACAAAATCACGCCCTTGTAGCCATGCATAAGCACTGGCGGCATGTAACAGAGCAATAGAAGCACGTGGCGATGCACCTACCTCTAAAACCCCTTGCAAAGCCGTATCTAACTCACCCAATTTACGAGTAGCGGCAATCAGAGCAACCATGTATTTTTCAACCTCGTCAGACACAAATTGTTCAGCCACTTCATGACGAGCATGCAAAACATTATCCGGGGTTAAAAAGGCATTAAGTTTTTCTTTGTCTTCACCAAAATGATGAGCTCTATCACGGCGTAAGATTTCTAACTCTTCATTTTCATTAGGATAATCGAGCACTACATGCAGCATAAAGCGGTCTAACTGTGCCTCTGGCAAAGGATAAGTACCACTTTGTTCTAACGGGTTTTGTGTTGCCATAACCAAAAACATCTCTGGCAAGGCACGGGTTTGCCCACCTGCCGTGACCTGTTTTTCAGCCATTGCTTCTAATAGAGCAGACTGAACTTTTGGCGGTGCTCGGTTGATTTCATCCG
Encoded here:
- a CDS encoding DUF58 domain-containing protein produces the protein MPFLKLILGLFNTFWRSFSQRLTLPSSQLANLPILSMNEITAFAEELAQTNGKLAANNKQSEALRQGEQTSQFMGAGLEYEESRLYQPGDEIRRINWRLMARTGKAYTKLFQEERQENWFILVDHRASMRFGTRKRIKAAQAARVAGFYAWLAQQMSIPVAAGRLAEGLEQSPIFEGKSIYSQVMQLVCKPCPPVNQQQMKTSPTEPSLNDVLIKLTAQLSPGSRLILISDFDDVDQQTTEVLTALQARVSIEAIWIKDIAETQLPDIEGLQLQSMHNQQVYDIADESQRANYQAWSMQYQSQIQLNLNQAGVGVYSVYTDESTLEMMHSLHAENKNKLSVRGHQQNSLSEVIGHEISQAESVKHG
- a CDS encoding MoxR family ATPase produces the protein MSTKIEFKTLKEHLQRVIVGQEALLDKMLIALLTGGHVLLEGPPGLAKTTAVKTLATGVHASFQRIQFTPDLMPGDVMGSDVLDVNTGALSFVKGPIFNEIILADEINRAPPKVQSALLEAMAEKQVTAGGQTRALPEMFLVMATQNPLEQSGTYPLPEAQLDRFMLHVVLDYPNENEELEILRRDRAHHFGEDKEKLNAFLTPDNVLHARHEVAEQFVSDEVEKYMVALIAATRKLGELDTALQGVLEVGASPRASIALLHAASAYAWLQGRDFVTPDDVIALLPDVLRHRLILSFSGRAQKWTADSIIKKLIELVPVPMIQNTL